CGCTTTGTATTGGGGTTCGGCTCTTTTGAAGCGTAGAGGTATTAATGCTTTCGCTATTACTAGGTTCTGTATTGTCTGTCGTTTCTTTTTCGATGGCATCAAACGGACTAGTTGTAACGATGCTGTTTTCGGTGTTGTTAATTGTAGTAGCTGTATTGTTATCGGAAGTAGTAGAGAAGATAGCGGCACCTATTAGTATAGCAACGCCTGCAATACCGCTAATGTATTTAACTGTATTATTCGATTTTTCCGGAAGGCCATCTAAAGAATTCTCTAATTTGTTCCAAACGTCGTCGCTATAAGGAGCCTCGTAGTCGTTCAATCCTTCTTGGAAGAAGTTATCGAACTTGTCGTATTTGCTATTCTTATCCATCAATCTTCACGTCTAATTTCTTAAGGAACGCAGTCCTTAAATTTGTTTTTGCTTTTGATAAATTAGATTTGGACGCGTTTACACTAATCCCTAATTCGTCGGCAATTTCTTTATGTGAGCATTCGTCTAAAACAAACATGTTGAATACTGTTCTGTATACGGGAGATAGCTTCTGTATTTCATCGAGTACTTCGTTCATGTTAAATTTAGAGAACATGCTTAATTCGTCTTGTCTTTCATTCCAGCTGTCTAAGTCCGCAATGTCAGTTTCGTAATCAATACTTTTTGTTTTTAGTTTATTCTTTCGGAAAAAGTCTACTGTTGTGTTAACGAATATTCTTCTAACCCAACCTTCAAAGGATCCATTAAAGTTGTACTTCTCGATATTGGCAAATACTTTCATGAAGCCATCGTGCAAAATGTCTTTTGC
This sequence is a window from Flavobacteriales bacterium. Protein-coding genes within it:
- a CDS encoding sigma-70 family RNA polymerase sigma factor, yielding MGNDRNAHKELKSIIIGCAKGDRICQKEIYSLYYQKMMGVCIRYSDDREQAKDILHDGFMKVFANIEKYNFNGSFEGWVRRIFVNTTVDFFRKNKLKTKSIDYETDIADLDSWNERQDELSMFSKFNMNEVLDEIQKLSPVYRTVFNMFVLDECSHKEIADELGISVNASKSNLSKAKTNLRTAFLKKLDVKIDG